Proteins encoded by one window of Vibrio rumoiensis:
- the ftsW gene encoding cell division protein FtsW → MGKGFQGWVRQPSPDVLYDRQLVWLAFGLMLIGLVMVTSASFPISTRLTGEPFHFMVRHAIFLFLALCAAVVVVQIPLNRWMKHSMHLLLLSMFLLLVVLLVGHSVNGASRWIPLGLFNLQPAEVAKLSLFIFMSSYLVRKHDEVKTSFFGGFIKPIIVFGCLAVLLLAQPDLGTVVVMLVTLFGMLFIAGAKLKQFISLLLVGIGAVVLLILAEPYRIRRVTSFMNPFEDPFGSGYQLTQSLMAFGRGGLFGQGLGNSIQKLEYLPEAHTDFVFAVVGEELGFIGVTFVLLMIFALVYKALSIGKQSLESGHLFGGFLATSISIWFAFQTLVNVGAAAAIVPTKGLTLPLISYGGSSLIIMMTAVALLLRIDYERRVATLSLAAKPISEKKPQPEKTQQELDDNEKN, encoded by the coding sequence ATGGGCAAAGGATTTCAAGGTTGGGTGCGTCAGCCTTCACCGGACGTACTTTATGATCGCCAATTGGTGTGGTTAGCATTTGGTTTGATGTTAATTGGTTTGGTGATGGTAACGTCGGCTTCTTTTCCTATTAGTACCCGTTTAACGGGGGAACCATTTCACTTTATGGTGCGACATGCCATTTTCTTATTTTTAGCTTTATGTGCGGCCGTGGTCGTTGTACAAATTCCGCTAAATAGATGGATGAAGCATAGTATGCACTTACTTTTGCTTTCTATGTTTTTACTATTAGTGGTATTGCTAGTTGGGCATTCGGTTAATGGTGCATCTCGTTGGATCCCTCTTGGTTTATTTAACTTACAACCAGCTGAAGTGGCAAAACTATCGTTGTTTATTTTTATGTCTAGTTATCTAGTTCGTAAGCATGATGAAGTGAAAACCTCTTTTTTTGGTGGTTTTATTAAGCCAATTATCGTCTTTGGTTGCTTGGCCGTATTATTACTCGCTCAACCGGATTTAGGGACGGTTGTTGTAATGCTGGTCACTTTATTCGGCATGCTGTTTATTGCCGGAGCGAAATTAAAGCAATTTATTTCCTTATTATTAGTTGGTATCGGCGCAGTAGTTTTACTTATTCTCGCTGAACCATACCGTATTCGTCGTGTGACTTCATTTATGAACCCATTTGAAGATCCATTCGGGAGTGGTTACCAATTGACACAATCACTCATGGCATTTGGCCGTGGTGGTTTGTTTGGACAAGGGTTAGGCAACTCAATTCAAAAGTTGGAATACCTTCCAGAAGCTCATACTGACTTTGTCTTTGCGGTCGTCGGGGAAGAACTCGGCTTTATTGGCGTGACGTTTGTGTTATTAATGATTTTTGCTTTGGTGTACAAGGCGTTGTCAATAGGAAAACAATCTCTTGAATCTGGTCATTTATTTGGTGGTTTTCTTGCCACTAGCATTAGTATTTGGTTTGCCTTCCAAACGTTAGTTAACGTAGGAGCTGCAGCTGCCATCGTTCCAACAAAAGGTTTAACACTACCTCTCATTAGTTATGGTGGCTCAAGTTTAATCATCATGATGACGGCGGTAGCTTTGCTACTGCGTATTGATTATGAACGTCGAGTGGCGACTTTGTCATTGGCCGCAAAGCCAATAAGCGAAAAGAAACCGCAACCAGAGAAAACTCAACAAGAATTAGATGATAATGAAAAAAACTAA
- the murD gene encoding UDP-N-acetylmuramoyl-L-alanine--D-glutamate ligase, with protein sequence MSHSLFAKWQGIQRVVVVGLGVTGLSVVKYLQSLPQELSIKVIDTRSQPPGVELLDSSIEVHTGSWQLDWLLDADLIVTNPGIALATPEIQQALARSIPVVGDIELFAWAANAPVVAITGSNGKSTVTDLTGVLAKSVGLTVGVGGNIGVPALELLADDIDLYVLELSSFQLETTSSLKLAAAAYLNLSEDHMDRYQGMEDYAAAKQRIFLHAETAIVNRNEPETYPQQDDIPVVTFGFDEQDFGVVWLEAQEYLSKQGQPVVAVEDLSLVGRHNLSNSLVALALLDAVNIDLSTVIPALKTYTGLTHRCQLVADNHGIKWINDSKATNVASTLAALSGLQLTGCLHLLVGGVGKGADFSDLAPVLQGLNVKLHCFGQDGDLFVSLHSSAQRWDTMEQALESIYPELKPGDLVMLSPACASFDQFKNFMARGDEFTRLAQHYAALAS encoded by the coding sequence ATGTCACACTCATTATTCGCAAAATGGCAAGGAATCCAACGTGTCGTTGTGGTTGGTTTGGGTGTGACAGGTTTATCTGTCGTTAAATATTTACAGAGCTTACCTCAAGAGCTGTCAATTAAAGTTATAGATACTCGTTCTCAACCACCTGGTGTTGAATTACTTGATTCTAGTATTGAGGTTCATACGGGGAGTTGGCAACTCGATTGGTTATTAGACGCGGATCTGATTGTAACGAATCCTGGTATTGCTCTTGCGACACCTGAAATCCAACAAGCGCTGGCTCGCAGTATTCCTGTCGTTGGTGATATTGAATTATTTGCTTGGGCGGCAAACGCACCTGTCGTTGCTATTACTGGATCAAATGGTAAAAGCACGGTAACGGATTTAACCGGGGTACTGGCTAAATCAGTAGGATTAACGGTCGGTGTTGGAGGCAATATTGGCGTGCCAGCTCTTGAGTTGTTAGCTGATGATATTGATTTGTATGTATTGGAATTGTCTAGCTTTCAACTTGAAACCACTTCTTCACTGAAGTTAGCGGCAGCCGCTTATTTAAATCTTTCTGAAGATCATATGGACCGTTATCAAGGGATGGAGGATTATGCAGCGGCAAAACAACGTATTTTCCTGCATGCAGAAACGGCCATCGTTAATCGTAATGAACCGGAAACTTATCCTCAGCAAGATGATATTCCAGTGGTCACTTTTGGCTTTGATGAGCAAGATTTCGGTGTGGTATGGCTAGAAGCGCAAGAATATCTGTCTAAGCAAGGGCAACCGGTTGTTGCGGTCGAAGATTTGAGTTTAGTCGGACGACATAACCTTTCTAACAGTTTAGTCGCATTGGCATTGCTTGATGCCGTAAACATTGACTTATCAACTGTCATCCCAGCACTTAAAACTTACACGGGGCTAACACACCGATGCCAGTTAGTTGCGGATAATCACGGTATTAAATGGATTAACGACTCAAAGGCCACTAATGTTGCGAGCACACTTGCTGCATTGTCAGGGTTACAACTAACTGGGTGTTTGCATTTGCTGGTGGGCGGTGTTGGCAAAGGGGCGGATTTTTCTGATTTAGCACCAGTGTTGCAAGGCTTAAATGTTAAATTGCACTGTTTTGGTCAAGATGGTGATTTGTTTGTTTCGTTACACTCTTCTGCACAACGTTGGGATACGATGGAACAGGCACTTGAATCGATTTATCCTGAATTGAAGCCGGGGGATTTAGTGATGTTATCACCAGCTTGTGCCAGTTTTGATCAATTTAAAAACTTTATGGCTAGAGGCGATGAATTTACCCGTCTAGCACAACATTATGCGGCATTAGCATCCTAA
- the mraY gene encoding phospho-N-acetylmuramoyl-pentapeptide-transferase: protein MIIWLAELLQPYLSFFRLFEYLSFRAILSILTALGLSLWMGPKLIQRLQLLQIGQVVRNDGPESHFSKRGTPTMGGVMILAAITATVFLWADLSNPYVWAVMAVLLGYGVVGFVDDYRKVVRKNTDGLIARWKYFWQSVIAFGVAFALYAMGKDTSATQLVVPFFKDVMPQLGLMYIVLTYFVIVGTSNAVNLTDGLDGLAILPTVLVSAGFAVIAWATSNVNFSEYLHIPYVPYASELVVVCTAIVGAGLGFLWFNTYPAQVFMGDVGSLALGGALGTIAVLVRQEFVLVIMGGVFVMETLSVILQVGSYKLRGQRIFRMAPIHHHYELKGWPEPRVIVRFWIISIVLVLIGLATLKVR, encoded by the coding sequence ATGATTATCTGGCTCGCAGAACTGTTACAGCCATATTTATCCTTTTTCCGATTGTTTGAATACCTCTCTTTTAGAGCCATTTTAAGCATTTTAACGGCTTTAGGTTTATCACTTTGGATGGGCCCTAAATTAATTCAACGTTTGCAACTTTTACAAATTGGCCAAGTCGTCCGTAATGATGGGCCTGAGTCTCACTTTAGCAAACGTGGCACCCCAACCATGGGCGGTGTGATGATCTTGGCTGCTATTACGGCGACGGTGTTTTTATGGGCAGATTTATCTAATCCTTATGTTTGGGCCGTCATGGCGGTACTACTTGGTTATGGTGTGGTCGGTTTTGTCGATGATTATCGTAAAGTCGTTCGTAAAAATACCGATGGATTAATTGCTCGTTGGAAGTATTTCTGGCAGTCGGTGATTGCGTTTGGTGTTGCCTTTGCTTTATATGCAATGGGTAAAGATACATCAGCAACGCAGCTGGTGGTTCCTTTCTTTAAAGACGTGATGCCTCAACTTGGTTTGATGTATATCGTTTTAACATACTTTGTCATCGTTGGGACGAGTAATGCAGTTAACTTAACGGATGGCCTGGACGGACTGGCGATTTTGCCAACTGTGTTAGTCTCTGCAGGTTTTGCTGTCATTGCTTGGGCTACTAGTAATGTGAACTTTTCAGAATACCTCCATATTCCATATGTCCCTTATGCTAGCGAATTAGTTGTGGTTTGTACTGCCATTGTCGGGGCAGGGTTAGGTTTCTTATGGTTTAACACCTATCCAGCACAAGTGTTCATGGGCGATGTTGGTTCATTAGCACTTGGTGGCGCCTTAGGGACGATTGCTGTTTTGGTTCGTCAAGAATTTGTATTGGTGATCATGGGTGGGGTATTTGTGATGGAAACCTTGTCGGTTATTTTGCAAGTCGGCTCCTATAAATTACGTGGTCAGCGCATCTTCCGTATGGCGCCGATTCACCATCACTATGAATTGAAAGGCTGGCCAGAGCCGCGCGTGATCGTGCGTTTTTGGATAATCTCGATCGTACTAGTACTGATTGGCTTGGCAACTCTGAAAGTTCGTTAA
- the murF gene encoding UDP-N-acetylmuramoyl-tripeptide--D-alanyl-D-alanine ligase, whose product MIPFSLQQLAQITSGTVIGENTEIISVTTDTRQVESGALFIALIGERFDAHDFCQQALDCGAKALLVSRKLDLNISQVVVEDTQKALGQLGQWMHQQSTAKTLALTGSCGKTTVKEMLAAILKQKGQVLATAGNFNNEIGVPLTLLRSERNDDYAVIELGANHQGEIAYTTSLVQPDIALVNNVAAAHLEGFGSIEGVAKAKGEIYQGLDSGGYAVVNLDSNGLPGWHSVLEDKNVITFSMNNNEADFYPEQIEVNQRGEASFILVCPLGKKTVCLPMIGEHNISNALAAAAMAIQAGATLDEVVSGLQMPSHVKGRVEAIDLTDTIRIIDDSYNASVPAMKAAVDLLANYQGKRWLILGYMAELGAESQALHKEVGEHAAQYNFDYVLTFGEDTAIISQLCQQAHDLSTCGKHFATHSAMIDFIKQHLPNQQLEMQAEEKHTLLIKGANSSKMSQVVAALKEIYA is encoded by the coding sequence ATGATCCCATTTTCTCTCCAGCAACTCGCACAAATAACATCGGGTACCGTTATTGGTGAAAATACCGAGATTATCTCGGTGACTACCGATACTCGCCAAGTTGAATCGGGCGCTTTATTTATTGCTTTAATTGGTGAGCGTTTTGATGCCCATGATTTTTGCCAACAAGCGCTTGATTGTGGCGCGAAGGCATTATTAGTCTCTAGAAAACTTGATCTGAATATTAGTCAAGTGGTGGTTGAAGATACCCAAAAAGCGCTGGGCCAGTTAGGGCAATGGATGCATCAACAATCAACAGCCAAAACCTTAGCTCTTACCGGTAGTTGTGGGAAAACCACAGTCAAAGAAATGTTAGCCGCTATTTTAAAACAAAAGGGGCAAGTTCTCGCGACGGCAGGAAACTTTAATAATGAGATTGGCGTCCCTTTGACTCTTTTGCGAAGTGAACGTAATGATGATTATGCTGTAATTGAATTAGGGGCGAACCACCAAGGTGAAATCGCTTATACCACTAGTTTGGTTCAACCTGATATTGCTTTAGTCAACAATGTTGCCGCTGCACATCTAGAGGGCTTTGGTTCTATTGAAGGCGTAGCAAAAGCAAAAGGTGAAATTTATCAAGGGCTGGATTCAGGTGGTTATGCCGTTGTCAATTTAGACAGCAATGGCTTGCCTGGTTGGCATTCGGTTCTGGAAGATAAAAACGTCATTACTTTTTCGATGAATAATAATGAGGCAGATTTTTACCCCGAGCAAATCGAGGTGAATCAACGTGGAGAAGCTTCATTTATCCTTGTGTGCCCTTTGGGTAAAAAAACGGTGTGTTTACCAATGATTGGTGAGCATAATATTAGTAATGCTTTAGCCGCTGCGGCAATGGCCATTCAAGCTGGCGCAACATTAGATGAAGTCGTGAGCGGTTTGCAAATGCCAAGCCATGTTAAAGGCCGAGTTGAAGCGATTGATCTTACCGATACAATTCGCATTATTGATGATAGTTATAATGCCAGCGTTCCTGCGATGAAGGCGGCTGTTGATTTATTAGCAAATTATCAAGGTAAACGTTGGCTCATTTTAGGTTATATGGCTGAGCTCGGTGCAGAAAGCCAAGCCTTACATAAAGAAGTCGGCGAACATGCCGCGCAATATAATTTTGACTATGTCCTCACTTTTGGCGAGGATACCGCAATCATTAGCCAGCTTTGCCAGCAAGCGCATGATTTATCGACTTGTGGTAAACACTTTGCAACTCATAGCGCTATGATTGATTTTATTAAGCAGCACTTACCTAACCAACAACTAGAAATGCAAGCAGAAGAAAAACATACTTTACTGATCAAAGGAGCAAATAGCTCTAAAATGAGTCAGGTTGTTGCTGCTTTGAAGGAGATTTACGCATGA
- the murE gene encoding UDP-N-acetylmuramoyl-L-alanyl-D-glutamate--2,6-diaminopimelate ligase — protein sequence MAKLLSDLLQPWIELDADFSICVDNLQLDSRKVSSGDVFVAIKGHAVDGRLFIDKAIASGAIAIIADADHLHPDQYIEKRESIPVIYLDNIGSQLSLLAGRLYQFSPMKLIGITGTNGKTTISQLIAQWIDLVGQKAAVMGTTGNGFLNDLKPAANTTGNAIEIQQTLSQLQQQGAQYTALEVSSHGLVQGRVKSLPFAAAAFTNLSRDHLDYHGTMEEYAEAKFSLFSQHDCQHKIINADDAIGQQWLKRLPDAISISLYKPEKVPTHKSLWADKVLYSDNGISLQLNGDWGKTQFQAPLIGAFNASNLLVALATLLSLGFELDQLVQVAPQLTPVIGRMELFQSPKAQAKIVVDYAHTPDALEKALMALRVHCQGKLWSIFGCGGDRDTGKRPMMTEISERLADESIITDDNPRSEDPSQIVADMLQGAINPEHIHVIHSRYQACEYALQQASENDIILLAGKGHEDYQIIDGKTVHYSDRETAQALLGLPL from the coding sequence ATGGCTAAATTACTTTCTGATTTATTACAACCTTGGATTGAATTGGATGCGGATTTTTCAATCTGTGTTGATAATTTACAACTAGATAGCCGCAAAGTATCTAGTGGCGATGTATTTGTTGCGATTAAAGGACATGCGGTCGATGGGCGCTTATTTATTGATAAAGCCATTGCATCAGGTGCCATTGCGATTATTGCCGATGCTGATCATCTGCACCCTGATCAGTACATTGAAAAACGAGAATCTATCCCTGTTATTTATTTAGATAATATTGGATCTCAACTTTCATTATTAGCGGGACGTTTGTATCAATTCTCCCCGATGAAACTGATTGGTATTACGGGCACCAATGGTAAAACCACTATTTCACAGTTAATTGCTCAATGGATCGATTTAGTGGGTCAAAAAGCCGCTGTGATGGGAACGACGGGGAATGGCTTTCTTAATGATTTGAAACCTGCAGCAAACACGACTGGTAATGCCATTGAAATTCAACAAACATTAAGTCAATTACAACAACAAGGCGCGCAATATACCGCACTAGAAGTGTCTTCACATGGTTTAGTTCAAGGGCGAGTCAAATCGTTGCCTTTTGCTGCGGCCGCATTTACTAACCTTAGCCGTGATCATCTTGATTATCACGGTACGATGGAAGAGTACGCGGAAGCAAAGTTCAGTTTATTTTCTCAGCACGATTGTCAGCATAAAATTATCAATGCTGATGACGCCATTGGCCAGCAATGGTTAAAGCGCTTGCCTGATGCCATTTCTATTTCACTATATAAACCAGAAAAAGTGCCAACACATAAATCTTTGTGGGCCGATAAAGTACTTTATTCTGATAATGGAATTTCATTGCAGCTCAATGGAGATTGGGGCAAAACTCAATTTCAGGCGCCTTTAATAGGTGCTTTTAATGCCAGTAATTTACTGGTGGCATTGGCAACGTTGTTAAGTCTAGGTTTTGAGTTAGATCAACTCGTTCAAGTGGCTCCTCAATTGACACCTGTTATTGGTCGTATGGAGCTTTTTCAGTCCCCGAAAGCGCAAGCCAAAATTGTCGTTGATTATGCACACACACCAGATGCACTTGAGAAAGCGTTGATGGCATTGAGAGTACATTGCCAAGGGAAATTATGGTCAATCTTTGGTTGTGGCGGTGATCGTGATACAGGAAAACGCCCAATGATGACCGAGATTTCTGAACGACTGGCCGATGAATCCATTATTACTGATGATAATCCGCGCTCAGAAGATCCCAGTCAAATCGTTGCCGATATGTTGCAAGGTGCGATAAATCCTGAACACATTCACGTGATCCACTCCCGTTATCAAGCTTGTGAGTATGCTCTTCAGCAAGCGAGTGAGAACGATATTATTTTATTAGCGGGCAAAGGCCATGAAGATTATCAAATCATCGATGGCAAAACTGTGCATTATTCTGACCGCGAAACCGCTCAAGCTTTATTAGGATTACCGTTATGA
- a CDS encoding penicillin-binding transpeptidase domain-containing protein yields the protein MKKPENKKTVKKNKKPVNKKVSTQTSSILISWRYNLVVGFIVLALFVLVARTAYIQVFEPDQLIQQADMRSVRVKAIATARGIISDRNGEQLAVSVPVQAVWADPATIIKANGLDELDRWYALANVLGLDQKGLVRKIEQNKNKRFIYLQRQVSPAMSKYVKELKLPGIGLKDESRRFYPAGEVSAHVVGVTGIDGHGLEGMERSFDDWLTGEAGKRTIRKDRFGRVVENISLKTQEPGKPLQLTIDQRLQAISYRAIKQAVADFRATSGTVVLIDVKTGNVLAMVNAPSYNPNNRDQLQSFRMRNRALTDSIEPGSTMKPFVILAGLDKGIIDDKTIIDTGNGIMRVGGSRVRDSEAAGKADLTTILKKSSNVGIATIALKMDVKEILAMYSAVGFGNVSGLRLPGEVTGIFPDRRRWSPFEEATLAFGYGISVTPLQLAHAYATLGNMGVNKPLNILKGGTPGRTFRAADADAARKVINMLEQVTHKGGTARSAKVPGYRVGAKTGTSRKAKAGGYSDQYVALTAGIAPISDPRLALVVVVNEPQGDKFYGGSVAGPVFSEIMKGALQIMNVTPDATPESEVGE from the coding sequence ATGAAGAAGCCTGAAAATAAAAAAACAGTGAAGAAAAATAAAAAGCCAGTAAATAAAAAGGTTTCAACTCAAACATCTTCTATTTTGATCTCGTGGCGCTACAACCTTGTTGTTGGTTTTATTGTGCTCGCTCTTTTTGTGCTGGTGGCTCGAACTGCTTATATCCAGGTGTTCGAACCAGATCAATTAATTCAGCAGGCAGATATGCGTTCGGTTCGCGTTAAAGCGATTGCTACGGCTCGTGGCATTATCTCTGATCGCAATGGTGAGCAGCTTGCGGTAAGTGTACCAGTTCAAGCGGTGTGGGCTGATCCGGCCACCATTATAAAAGCCAATGGTTTAGATGAACTTGATCGTTGGTACGCATTGGCTAACGTTCTTGGATTAGATCAAAAAGGTCTAGTTCGCAAGATCGAACAAAATAAAAATAAACGATTCATTTACTTACAACGCCAAGTTAGCCCTGCTATGTCTAAATACGTAAAAGAGCTAAAACTGCCAGGCATTGGTTTGAAAGATGAATCTCGTCGTTTCTATCCCGCGGGTGAAGTGAGTGCTCATGTCGTTGGTGTGACCGGAATTGATGGCCATGGTCTTGAGGGCATGGAACGCAGCTTTGATGACTGGCTAACAGGTGAAGCGGGTAAGCGAACTATTCGAAAAGACCGCTTTGGTCGTGTTGTCGAAAACATTTCTTTAAAAACACAAGAGCCGGGTAAGCCTTTACAGTTAACAATAGACCAACGATTACAAGCCATTTCATATCGTGCGATTAAACAAGCCGTTGCTGATTTCCGAGCAACATCCGGTACTGTGGTGCTGATTGATGTGAAAACGGGTAATGTGCTTGCGATGGTCAATGCGCCTTCTTATAACCCCAATAATCGTGATCAGCTACAAAGTTTTAGAATGCGTAACCGTGCGTTGACGGACTCGATTGAGCCGGGTTCAACCATGAAGCCATTTGTGATCTTAGCGGGTTTAGATAAAGGGATTATTGATGATAAAACGATCATAGATACCGGTAATGGCATAATGAGAGTCGGTGGTAGCCGAGTTCGTGATTCAGAGGCGGCAGGTAAAGCAGATCTGACTACAATTTTGAAGAAATCCAGTAACGTTGGTATTGCTACGATTGCATTAAAAATGGATGTGAAAGAGATTCTTGCTATGTATAGCGCTGTTGGCTTTGGCAACGTTTCTGGGCTTAGGTTGCCAGGTGAAGTGACCGGTATTTTCCCTGATCGCCGTCGTTGGTCTCCATTTGAAGAAGCTACACTCGCGTTTGGTTATGGTATCTCAGTTACACCACTGCAATTGGCTCATGCTTATGCCACCTTGGGAAATATGGGCGTGAACAAACCTCTAAATATCTTGAAAGGCGGGACACCAGGACGTACTTTCAGAGCTGCGGATGCGGATGCGGCACGTAAGGTTATTAATATGCTTGAGCAAGTGACGCATAAGGGCGGCACTGCTCGTTCAGCTAAAGTGCCTGGTTATCGTGTTGGGGCGAAAACGGGGACGTCCCGTAAAGCAAAAGCGGGGGGGTATAGTGATCAATATGTAGCACTGACGGCGGGTATTGCGCCAATCAGTGATCCTCGTTTAGCGCTTGTTGTAGTCGTGAATGAACCACAAGGTGATAAGTTCTATGGTGGTTCGGTCGCAGGGCCTGTTTTTTCTGAAATTATGAAAGGGGCTCTGCAAATTATGAATGTCACACCGGATGCGACGCCTGAATCAGAGGTCGGAGAATAA
- the ftsL gene encoding cell division protein FtsL, producing MINKQPPTLIRSIWNDLISVGRVPLILLFLIFASSIAVVLTTYNTRHQITLRDELLESREKLDSEWRNLILEENALAEHTRVQRIAVKDLDMKRPDSDKEVVVNLK from the coding sequence ATGATAAACAAACAACCACCAACTTTAATTCGTAGCATATGGAACGATCTTATTTCCGTAGGTCGGGTGCCATTAATATTGTTGTTTCTTATTTTTGCCAGCTCAATTGCGGTGGTATTGACGACTTATAACACTCGTCATCAAATTACTTTACGTGATGAACTATTAGAAAGTAGAGAAAAGCTTGATAGTGAGTGGCGTAACTTAATTTTGGAAGAGAATGCGCTTGCAGAGCATACTCGAGTTCAGAGAATCGCAGTGAAAGATCTTGATATGAAGCGTCCTGATTCCGATAAAGAAGTGGTTGTGAACTTGAAATGA
- the rsmH gene encoding 16S rRNA (cytosine(1402)-N(4))-methyltransferase RsmH: MTNTFQHVSVLLNESIDGLNIKPNGTYIDGTFGRGGHSRTILSQLGPEGRLYSIDRDPQAIAEAKKIDDPRFTIIHGPFSGIQSYAEQYQLVGKVDGVLFDLGVSSPQLDDADRGFSFMKDGPLDMRMDPTTGQSAAEWLAEAELDDITWVLREFGEEKHARRIARGLVEYRENPENEPLMRTSQLAKLISDVAPKNFKEKKHPATRSFQAIRIYINSELEEIDFALKGAMNILAPEGRLSVISFHSLEDRMVKRFMRRESQGPQVPHGIPMTEDQIKALGSANMKTIGKAIKPSKSEVEVNTRSRSSVLRIAEKL; the protein is encoded by the coding sequence ATGACCAATACCTTTCAACACGTTTCTGTACTCCTAAATGAATCGATAGACGGATTGAATATCAAGCCAAATGGTACCTATATTGACGGCACGTTTGGTCGTGGTGGTCATAGCAGAACAATCTTATCTCAATTAGGGCCTGAAGGTCGTTTGTATAGTATCGACCGAGATCCACAAGCGATTGCCGAAGCGAAAAAGATCGACGATCCTCGCTTTACGATTATCCATGGCCCTTTTTCTGGTATTCAATCTTATGCCGAGCAATATCAACTTGTTGGTAAGGTTGATGGCGTATTATTCGACCTTGGAGTGTCATCCCCGCAACTTGATGATGCGGATCGTGGCTTCAGCTTCATGAAAGATGGCCCTCTTGATATGCGTATGGATCCAACAACAGGTCAGTCCGCTGCTGAATGGTTAGCTGAGGCTGAACTGGATGATATTACGTGGGTGCTGCGTGAGTTTGGTGAGGAGAAGCATGCGAGACGTATTGCTCGTGGTTTAGTTGAATATCGCGAAAACCCTGAAAATGAGCCATTGATGAGAACCAGTCAACTTGCCAAGCTTATTTCCGATGTAGCACCTAAGAATTTTAAAGAAAAGAAGCATCCTGCGACGCGCAGCTTTCAAGCCATTCGAATTTACATTAACAGTGAATTAGAAGAAATCGACTTTGCCCTCAAAGGGGCGATGAATATTTTAGCGCCAGAAGGTCGTTTGTCGGTGATCAGCTTCCACTCGTTAGAAGATCGTATGGTGAAACGTTTTATGCGCCGTGAAAGTCAAGGCCCTCAAGTACCTCATGGTATTCCGATGACGGAAGATCAAATTAAGGCGCTTGGTTCGGCGAATATGAAAACAATAGGCAAAGCCATTAAACCTTCAAAATCAGAAGTTGAAGTGAATACTCGTTCACGTAGCTCCGTATTACGTATTGCTGAAAAGTTATGA
- a CDS encoding beta-propeller fold lactonase family protein: protein MSVVYVSCPVSHQIHVFTMALNGELDLLQVVDTGGEVQPTTISADKQYLYATIRPDFAVLSYKIESDGRLTQIGRAPLPSSGTASCLDTSGQFLLIASYAGHCVSVCRLGADGIAQTPHQVINNLTNAHCVAALNDNFILVSCLGDDLIRGYQLDLRGKLHADDAQTFQTEAGAGPRHITVHPDGEQFFVINELNGDILWYQANTRERQRDWLQVQKLSYMNQSSTFVHKAADITLSANGQFLYVTERSLNTLACFEVDYSKKELYLRFQRPTEHFPRGFCLDPSGTFLIIAGQLSHHISVEQINSATGDWQHLYRYPVGDEPMWIRML from the coding sequence ATGTCTGTTGTTTATGTTTCCTGTCCTGTCAGCCATCAGATCCATGTGTTTACCATGGCTTTGAATGGTGAATTAGATTTATTGCAAGTTGTTGATACCGGTGGTGAGGTTCAACCTACCACTATTAGCGCTGATAAGCAGTACTTATACGCGACAATACGACCAGACTTTGCAGTACTGAGTTATAAAATTGAAAGCGATGGTCGTCTTACGCAGATCGGCCGCGCGCCCTTACCATCAAGTGGTACTGCTAGTTGTTTAGATACCAGTGGTCAGTTTTTATTGATCGCCTCTTATGCGGGGCATTGTGTGAGTGTCTGTAGGTTGGGAGCTGATGGAATTGCTCAGACTCCTCATCAAGTGATTAATAATTTAACCAACGCTCATTGTGTTGCGGCGCTAAATGATAATTTTATTTTAGTCTCATGTTTAGGCGATGATTTGATTCGCGGGTATCAACTCGACTTACGTGGAAAACTACATGCTGACGATGCCCAAACTTTTCAAACTGAAGCAGGAGCTGGCCCAAGGCACATCACAGTTCATCCCGACGGAGAGCAGTTTTTTGTCATTAATGAATTAAATGGTGACATCCTATGGTATCAAGCTAACACCAGAGAGCGTCAAAGAGATTGGCTGCAAGTTCAAAAACTTTCCTATATGAATCAAAGTTCAACGTTTGTGCATAAAGCAGCGGATATCACTTTAAGTGCTAACGGGCAGTTTTTATATGTAACAGAGCGTAGTTTAAATACACTCGCTTGCTTTGAAGTCGATTACTCTAAGAAAGAGCTCTATTTACGCTTTCAACGCCCTACCGAGCATTTTCCTCGAGGATTTTGTCTTGATCCAAGTGGGACATTTCTAATCATTGCGGGTCAACTATCCCATCATATCAGTGTTGAACAAATTAATTCAGCAACAGGTGATTGGCAGCATTTATACCGTTATCCGGTTGGAGATGAGCCAATGTGGATCCGAATGCTTTGA